A genomic stretch from Pararhizobium sp. IMCC21322 includes:
- a CDS encoding carbohydrate ABC transporter permease: MRPATLSQNTGFAVRFYSATRVIHWRNWIVMVLLAVGAVFMLLPFLWTFSTSLRPVAEAYRLPPSFFPDQFDVSSYGKLKDGPIPFLPMYWNSFLVAAITTIGVVFTSAMAAFAFSRLRFPGSNILFASMLIGLMVPPALVLIPLFFGLAALGLIDTLWSLILPALANPLAILMMREFMRSQPREYEESAFVDGASYWTIFWRISLPQMGPPIAALSIIVFTTSWNNFLLPLVFIRSFDVMTLPVGILSLFGSYGAEELSVILAAVALSILPLLLVFLIAQRFIVESIASTGVKK, translated from the coding sequence ATGAGACCCGCCACACTGTCACAAAACACTGGTTTCGCAGTCAGATTTTACAGCGCCACGCGCGTCATTCATTGGCGGAACTGGATCGTTATGGTCCTCCTGGCTGTGGGTGCAGTCTTCATGCTATTGCCATTTTTATGGACGTTTTCAACCAGTCTGCGACCAGTCGCTGAAGCTTATCGCTTACCGCCCAGTTTCTTCCCTGATCAGTTTGATGTCTCGTCCTATGGAAAGTTGAAGGATGGTCCTATCCCGTTTCTCCCCATGTATTGGAACAGCTTTCTGGTGGCAGCCATCACGACAATTGGAGTGGTGTTTACCAGCGCGATGGCGGCTTTTGCATTCTCCCGCCTTCGGTTTCCAGGATCAAACATCCTGTTTGCCTCAATGCTGATCGGACTAATGGTGCCGCCAGCACTGGTGCTCATCCCGCTGTTTTTCGGGCTGGCCGCATTGGGGCTGATCGACACACTCTGGTCGCTTATCTTACCTGCCCTTGCCAATCCGTTGGCCATATTGATGATGCGCGAGTTTATGCGCAGTCAGCCCCGTGAATATGAAGAAAGCGCCTTTGTCGACGGTGCCAGCTACTGGACCATCTTCTGGCGCATATCATTGCCGCAAATGGGGCCGCCAATTGCGGCTCTCTCGATTATCGTTTTCACCACAAGCTGGAACAATTTCCTGTTGCCGCTTGTGTTCATTCGCTCGTTCGATGTGATGACATTACCGGTCGGTATTCTGTCGCTGTTTGGCAGTTATGGAGCCGAGGAATTGTCTGTCATTCTGGCAGCTGTCGCCCTGTCCATATTACCCCTGTTGCTGGTTTTTCTGATCGCACAACGGTTCATCGTGGAAAGCATTGCCAGTACGGGAGTGAAGAAATGA
- a CDS encoding AraC family transcriptional regulator, with amino-acid sequence MLGSQASQYTGSIAGYEIGVPEIFRFGYAQFQSSVATSDDWAHHQGAELVFLLEGDACWELEDDFLVPLSAGQCALFPSQLKHRITNGIYPPCASFWMVMTAVNEQIRPAMLTDSNRTLFESALGRSGLTRPISEQGLNSISCVIRIMKDKRIYSGAPLLISELRAHLHLIMVETWKAHETNPGNESPDELVQKVLEIIHDDVNEWPQVSVLAQRLGCTRGHLHAVFRREVGMAPSDYVQRLRIKKACEWLSDGALSITDIAHDMGFASSQHFSRTFRKYLGLTPTDYRGQRYRSTVGS; translated from the coding sequence ATGCTTGGATCTCAGGCCAGTCAGTATACAGGCTCCATCGCGGGTTATGAAATCGGTGTTCCGGAAATCTTCCGGTTTGGCTACGCTCAGTTTCAATCGTCGGTCGCCACATCCGATGACTGGGCACATCATCAGGGAGCCGAGCTGGTCTTTCTGCTGGAAGGGGATGCCTGCTGGGAGTTGGAAGATGATTTCCTGGTCCCGCTGTCCGCGGGCCAATGCGCATTGTTTCCCTCGCAATTGAAACACCGGATTACCAACGGTATTTATCCTCCCTGTGCCTCTTTCTGGATGGTGATGACAGCTGTCAATGAACAGATCAGGCCCGCTATGCTGACCGACAGCAACCGTACGCTTTTTGAAAGTGCTCTGGGGCGCAGCGGGTTGACGCGGCCAATTTCGGAGCAGGGGCTGAACAGCATCTCCTGTGTTATCCGAATAATGAAAGACAAGCGGATTTACTCTGGCGCGCCGCTTCTGATCTCGGAGTTGAGGGCACATCTGCATTTGATCATGGTCGAAACGTGGAAGGCACATGAAACAAATCCGGGAAATGAATCGCCAGATGAACTGGTGCAAAAGGTCCTGGAGATCATCCACGATGACGTGAATGAATGGCCGCAGGTATCAGTGCTGGCACAGAGGCTTGGCTGTACGCGCGGGCATCTCCATGCCGTTTTTCGGCGCGAGGTTGGAATGGCGCCGAGTGACTATGTGCAACGTTTGCGCATTAAAAAAGCCTGTGAATGGCTCAGCGATGGCGCCCTTTCAATTACGGACATCGCGCACGATATGGGCTTCGCCAGTTCGCAGCATTTTTCAAGAACATTCCGTAAATATCTCGGCCTGACACCGACCGATTATCGCGGTCAACGCTACCGCAGCACGGTGGGATCATGA
- a CDS encoding ABC transporter ATP-binding protein, with amino-acid sequence MSHLQLKGLKKSYKALQVIHGVDLEIEEGEFLVFVGPSGCGKSTILRMIAGLETITSGELLINGQIVNDEAPVKRGVAMVFQSYALYPNMTVRQNLSFGLEQARLSKPEIKRLVDEAASTLKIEMLLDRRPGELSGGQSQRVAIGRAIVRHPDLFLFDEPLSNLDAELRVHMRVEIKALHERLKRTMIYVTHDQVEAMTMADRIVVFRDGKIEQVGTPLELYNAPVNKFVAAFIGSPQMNFLNATVSGDENYALPGGQLCRQSVATSAVGSDFTLGLRPEHIQLGAPDQSLLKGRVLLVEQLGGESFLYLQLEDHPDQFVAKVPGQTAVKTGESVGLNIEPKLMYQFDAATGACLQSPQM; translated from the coding sequence ATGAGCCATCTACAACTGAAAGGCCTCAAAAAATCCTACAAGGCGCTTCAGGTTATTCATGGTGTCGATCTGGAAATCGAGGAGGGAGAGTTTCTGGTCTTTGTCGGCCCCTCGGGCTGCGGCAAATCCACAATCCTGAGAATGATCGCAGGATTGGAAACAATCACGAGTGGCGAGCTTTTGATCAATGGCCAGATCGTCAATGACGAAGCACCCGTAAAACGCGGTGTCGCCATGGTTTTCCAGTCTTATGCGCTGTATCCGAATATGACTGTGAGGCAGAACCTGTCCTTTGGTCTGGAGCAGGCACGGTTGTCAAAACCGGAGATCAAGCGTCTCGTTGACGAAGCCGCCAGCACGCTGAAGATTGAGATGTTGTTGGATCGGCGTCCCGGCGAATTATCCGGAGGCCAAAGCCAGCGAGTGGCGATTGGACGCGCGATTGTCCGACACCCGGATTTGTTTTTGTTCGATGAGCCCTTGTCCAACCTTGATGCGGAATTGCGCGTGCATATGCGCGTGGAAATAAAAGCGCTGCATGAGCGCCTCAAGCGCACAATGATCTATGTGACTCATGATCAGGTCGAAGCCATGACCATGGCCGACCGAATTGTCGTCTTCAGGGATGGTAAAATAGAGCAGGTTGGCACGCCGCTGGAGCTGTATAACGCGCCGGTCAACAAGTTTGTCGCTGCCTTTATCGGCTCGCCGCAAATGAATTTTCTGAACGCGACAGTTTCAGGAGATGAAAACTACGCTCTTCCCGGTGGACAATTGTGCCGTCAATCGGTCGCAACCAGCGCCGTTGGAAGCGATTTCACGCTTGGTTTGCGGCCTGAACATATTCAGCTTGGCGCTCCGGACCAGAGCCTGTTGAAAGGCCGTGTGCTGCTGGTGGAACAGCTGGGGGGTGAGTCGTTTTTATATCTGCAACTGGAAGATCACCCCGATCAGTTTGTTGCAAAAGTTCCGGGCCAGACTGCCGTCAAGACCGGCGAGAGTGTTGGCCTGAATATTGAGCCAAAACTGATGTACCAATTTGATGCAGCAACAGGTGCGTGTCTGCAATCCCCGCAAATGTGA
- a CDS encoding tetratricopeptide repeat protein encodes MLRSLFLIIFLTLLPGNSFADQADPRLPDLFDELKSAADAGEAAVVEQQIWEIWHTAPNEELQQLMRQGMDAMNNSDLAQARSVFDEMIKLAPDYAEGWNKRATVHYLMQNLPASLADIAETLKREPRHFGAIAGRGLVHIRGNQLAKAAEAFEDVLTISPQNPGSQSNLDAIREALGQKDI; translated from the coding sequence GTGCTCCGATCCCTGTTCTTAATTATTTTTCTCACGCTTTTGCCAGGCAACAGCTTTGCTGACCAAGCTGACCCGCGCCTTCCAGACCTGTTCGATGAGTTGAAGTCGGCAGCTGATGCTGGCGAGGCGGCTGTTGTGGAACAACAGATCTGGGAAATCTGGCACACGGCTCCCAACGAAGAGTTGCAGCAATTGATGCGTCAGGGCATGGACGCCATGAATAATTCAGACCTTGCGCAGGCACGCAGCGTATTTGATGAGATGATTAAACTTGCTCCCGATTATGCTGAAGGGTGGAACAAGCGTGCAACGGTGCATTACCTGATGCAGAACCTGCCGGCCTCGCTTGCCGATATTGCCGAAACCCTGAAACGGGAACCGCGCCATTTTGGCGCTATTGCCGGGCGCGGACTGGTGCATATTCGCGGCAATCAACTGGCAAAAGCTGCCGAAGCTTTCGAAGACGTGCTGACCATCAGCCCCCAGAACCCCGGTTCACAGTCAAATCTTGACGCCATCCGGGAAGCCCTTGGGCAAAAGGATATCTGA